A genomic segment from Canis lupus dingo isolate Sandy chromosome 23, ASM325472v2, whole genome shotgun sequence encodes:
- the PLCD1 gene encoding 1-phosphatidylinositol 4,5-bisphosphate phosphodiesterase delta-1 isoform X2, with amino-acid sequence MDPRRDFLTLHGLQHDEDLHALLKGSQLLKVKSNSWRRERFYKLQEDCKTIWQESRKVMRTPESQLFSIEDIQEVRKGHRTEGLEKFARDVPEDRCFSIVFKDQRNTLDLIAPSPAEAQHWVQGLRKIIHHSGSMDQRQKLQHWIHSCLRKADKNKDNKMSFKELQNFLKELNIQVDDSYARKIFRECDHSQTDSLEDDEIEAFYKMLTQRAEIDRTFAEAAGSGETLSVDQLVSFLQHQQREEAAGPALALSLIERYEPSETAKAQRQMTKDGFLMYLLSADGSAFSLAHRRVYQDMGQPLSHYLMSSSHNTYLLEDQLTGPSSTEAYIRALCKGCRCLELDCWDGPNQEPIIYHGYTFTSKILLCDVLRAIRDYAFKASPYPVILSLENHCSLEQQRVMARHLRTILGPMLLDRPLDGVTTSLPSPEQLKGKILLKGKKLGGLLPPGGEGGPEATVVSDEDEAAEMEDEAVRSRVQRKPREDKLRLVKELSDMVIYCKSVHFGGFSSPGTSGQAFYEMVSFSENRALRLLQESGNSFVRHNVNHLSRIYPAGWRTDSSNYSPVEMWNGGCQIVALNFQTPGPEMDVYQGRFQDNGACGYVLKPAFLRDLNSTFNSRALAQGPWWTRKRLSIRVISGQQLPKVNKNKNSIVDPKVTVEIHGVGRDMASRQTAVVTNNGFNPWWDTEFEFEVAVPELALVRFVVEDYDASSKNDFIGQSTIPLGSLKQGYRHVHLLSKNGDQHPSATLFVKVSLQD; translated from the exons ATGGACCCGCGCCGGGACTTCCTGACCCTGCACG GTCTCCAGCACGATGAGGACCTACATGCACTGCTGAAGGGCAGCCAGCTCCTGAAGGTGAAATCCAACTCATGGCGGAGAGAGCGTTTCTACAAGTTGCAGGAAGACTGCAAGACCATCTGGCAGGAGTCCCGTAAGGTCATGCGGACCCCGGAGTCCCAGCTGT TCTCCATTGAGGACATTCAGGAGGTGCGGAAGGGCCACCGCACGGAGGGCCTGGAGAAGTTTGCCCGGGATGTGCCCGAGGACCGCTGCTTCTCCATTGTCTTCAAGGACCAGCGCAATACACTAGACCTCATCGCCCCATCGCCAGCTGAGGCCCAGCATTGGGTGCAGGGTCTGCGTAAGATCATCCACCACTCGGGCTCCATGGACCAGAGGCAGAAGCTGCAGCA CTGGATTCACTCCTGCTTGCGAAAAGCTGACAAAAACAAGGACAACAAGATGAGCTTCAAGGAGCTGCAGAACTTCCTGAAGGAACTCAACATCCAGGTGGATGACAGCTATGCCCGCAAGATCTTCAGG GAATGTGACCACTCCCAGACGGACTCCCTGGAGGACGATGAGATTGAGGCCTTCTACAAGATGCTGACCCAGCGGGCGGAGATTGACCGCACCTTCGCTGAGGCGGCGGGCTCTGGGGAGACACTGTCCGTGGACCAGTTAGTAAGCTTCCTGCAGCACCAGCAGCGGGAAGAGGCGGCAGGGCCTGCCCTGGCGCTCTCCCTCATTGAGCGCTATGAGCCCAGTGAGACTG CCAAGGCGCAGCGGCAGATGACCAAGGACGGCTTCCTCATGTACCTGCTGTCCGCCGACGGCAGCGCCTTCAGCCTGGCGCACCGGCGGGTCTACCAGGACATGGGCCAGCCGCTCAGCCACTACCTGATGTCCTCCTCGCACAACACCTACCTGCTGGAAGACCAGCTCACGGGGCCCAGCAGCACCGAGGCCTACATCCG GGCGCTGTGCAAGGGCTGCCGCTGCCTGGAGCTCGACTGCTGGGACGGCCCCAACCAGGAGCCCATCATCTACCATGGCTACACTTTCACCTCCAAGATCCTCCTCTGCGACGTGCTCAGGGCCATCCGGGACTACGCCTTCAAG GCGTCCCCGTACCCCGTCATCCTGTCCCTGGAGAACCACTGCAGCCTGGAGCAGCAGCGGGTGATGGCGCGACACCTGCGCACCATCCTGGGCCCCATGCTGTTGGACCGGCCGCTGGACGGGGTCACCACCAGTCTGCCTTCCCCTGAG CAACTGAAGGGGAAGATCTTGCTGAAGGGGAAGAAGCTTGGGGGCCTCCTGCCCCCTGGCGGGGAGGGCGGCCCTGAAGCCACTGTTGTGTCTGATGAGGATGAGGCTGCTGAGATGGAGGACGAGGCCGTGAGGAGCCGAGTGCAGCGCAAGCCCAGG GAGGACAAGCTCAGGCTAGTGAAGGAGCTCTCGGATATGGTCATTTACTGCAAGAGTGTCCACTTTGGGGGCTTCTCCAGCCCTGGCACCTCAGGGCAGGCCTTCTATGAGATGGTGTCCTTCTCTGAGAACCGCGCCCTCCGACTGCTCCAAGAATCAG GAAACAGCTTTGTTCGCCACAACGTCAATCACCTGAGCAGGATCTACCCTGCTGGCTGGAGAACGGACTCCTCCAACTACAGCCCTGTGGAGATGTGGAACGGGGGCTGCCAGATAG TGGCCCTGAATTTCCAGACACCTGGCCCGGAGATGGACGTGTACCAGGGCCGCTTCCAGGACAACGGGGCCTGTGGGTATGTGCTGAAGCCTGCCTTCCTGCGAGACCTGAACTCTACCTTTAACTCACGTGCCCTGGCTCAGGGGCCCTGGTGGACCAGGAAGCGGCTTAGCATCAGG GTCATCTCTGGACAGCAGTTGCCAAAAGTCAACAAGAATAAGAATTCAATAGTGGACCCCAAGGTGACGGTGGAGATCCATGGTGTGGGCCGCGACATGGCCAGCCGCCAGACTGCTGTCGTCACCAATAATG GTTTCAACCCGTGGTGGGACACAGAGTTCGAGTTTGAGGTGGCCGTGCCTGAGCTCGCCCTCGTGCGCTTTGTGGTGGAGGATTATGACGCATCCTCTAAGAACGACTTTATTGGCCAGAGCACCATCCCCTTGGGCAGCCTCAAGCAAG GATACCGCCATGTCCACCTCTTGTCAAAGAACGGAGACCAGCACCCATCTGCCACCCTCTTTGTGAAGGTGTCTCTCCAGGACTAG
- the PLCD1 gene encoding 1-phosphatidylinositol 4,5-bisphosphate phosphodiesterase delta-1 isoform X1, which produces MQCLGIPSRSRSRERYLQEESLKVAALNGQRLGLQHDEDLHALLKGSQLLKVKSNSWRRERFYKLQEDCKTIWQESRKVMRTPESQLFSIEDIQEVRKGHRTEGLEKFARDVPEDRCFSIVFKDQRNTLDLIAPSPAEAQHWVQGLRKIIHHSGSMDQRQKLQHWIHSCLRKADKNKDNKMSFKELQNFLKELNIQVDDSYARKIFRECDHSQTDSLEDDEIEAFYKMLTQRAEIDRTFAEAAGSGETLSVDQLVSFLQHQQREEAAGPALALSLIERYEPSETAKAQRQMTKDGFLMYLLSADGSAFSLAHRRVYQDMGQPLSHYLMSSSHNTYLLEDQLTGPSSTEAYIRALCKGCRCLELDCWDGPNQEPIIYHGYTFTSKILLCDVLRAIRDYAFKASPYPVILSLENHCSLEQQRVMARHLRTILGPMLLDRPLDGVTTSLPSPEQLKGKILLKGKKLGGLLPPGGEGGPEATVVSDEDEAAEMEDEAVRSRVQRKPREDKLRLVKELSDMVIYCKSVHFGGFSSPGTSGQAFYEMVSFSENRALRLLQESGNSFVRHNVNHLSRIYPAGWRTDSSNYSPVEMWNGGCQIVALNFQTPGPEMDVYQGRFQDNGACGYVLKPAFLRDLNSTFNSRALAQGPWWTRKRLSIRVISGQQLPKVNKNKNSIVDPKVTVEIHGVGRDMASRQTAVVTNNGFNPWWDTEFEFEVAVPELALVRFVVEDYDASSKNDFIGQSTIPLGSLKQGYRHVHLLSKNGDQHPSATLFVKVSLQD; this is translated from the exons ATGCAGTGCCTGGGAATCCCGAGCCGCAGCCGCTCCAGAGAGCGTTACCTGCAGGAGGAGAGCCTCAAGGTGGCCGCGCTCAATGGGCAGAGGCTAG GTCTCCAGCACGATGAGGACCTACATGCACTGCTGAAGGGCAGCCAGCTCCTGAAGGTGAAATCCAACTCATGGCGGAGAGAGCGTTTCTACAAGTTGCAGGAAGACTGCAAGACCATCTGGCAGGAGTCCCGTAAGGTCATGCGGACCCCGGAGTCCCAGCTGT TCTCCATTGAGGACATTCAGGAGGTGCGGAAGGGCCACCGCACGGAGGGCCTGGAGAAGTTTGCCCGGGATGTGCCCGAGGACCGCTGCTTCTCCATTGTCTTCAAGGACCAGCGCAATACACTAGACCTCATCGCCCCATCGCCAGCTGAGGCCCAGCATTGGGTGCAGGGTCTGCGTAAGATCATCCACCACTCGGGCTCCATGGACCAGAGGCAGAAGCTGCAGCA CTGGATTCACTCCTGCTTGCGAAAAGCTGACAAAAACAAGGACAACAAGATGAGCTTCAAGGAGCTGCAGAACTTCCTGAAGGAACTCAACATCCAGGTGGATGACAGCTATGCCCGCAAGATCTTCAGG GAATGTGACCACTCCCAGACGGACTCCCTGGAGGACGATGAGATTGAGGCCTTCTACAAGATGCTGACCCAGCGGGCGGAGATTGACCGCACCTTCGCTGAGGCGGCGGGCTCTGGGGAGACACTGTCCGTGGACCAGTTAGTAAGCTTCCTGCAGCACCAGCAGCGGGAAGAGGCGGCAGGGCCTGCCCTGGCGCTCTCCCTCATTGAGCGCTATGAGCCCAGTGAGACTG CCAAGGCGCAGCGGCAGATGACCAAGGACGGCTTCCTCATGTACCTGCTGTCCGCCGACGGCAGCGCCTTCAGCCTGGCGCACCGGCGGGTCTACCAGGACATGGGCCAGCCGCTCAGCCACTACCTGATGTCCTCCTCGCACAACACCTACCTGCTGGAAGACCAGCTCACGGGGCCCAGCAGCACCGAGGCCTACATCCG GGCGCTGTGCAAGGGCTGCCGCTGCCTGGAGCTCGACTGCTGGGACGGCCCCAACCAGGAGCCCATCATCTACCATGGCTACACTTTCACCTCCAAGATCCTCCTCTGCGACGTGCTCAGGGCCATCCGGGACTACGCCTTCAAG GCGTCCCCGTACCCCGTCATCCTGTCCCTGGAGAACCACTGCAGCCTGGAGCAGCAGCGGGTGATGGCGCGACACCTGCGCACCATCCTGGGCCCCATGCTGTTGGACCGGCCGCTGGACGGGGTCACCACCAGTCTGCCTTCCCCTGAG CAACTGAAGGGGAAGATCTTGCTGAAGGGGAAGAAGCTTGGGGGCCTCCTGCCCCCTGGCGGGGAGGGCGGCCCTGAAGCCACTGTTGTGTCTGATGAGGATGAGGCTGCTGAGATGGAGGACGAGGCCGTGAGGAGCCGAGTGCAGCGCAAGCCCAGG GAGGACAAGCTCAGGCTAGTGAAGGAGCTCTCGGATATGGTCATTTACTGCAAGAGTGTCCACTTTGGGGGCTTCTCCAGCCCTGGCACCTCAGGGCAGGCCTTCTATGAGATGGTGTCCTTCTCTGAGAACCGCGCCCTCCGACTGCTCCAAGAATCAG GAAACAGCTTTGTTCGCCACAACGTCAATCACCTGAGCAGGATCTACCCTGCTGGCTGGAGAACGGACTCCTCCAACTACAGCCCTGTGGAGATGTGGAACGGGGGCTGCCAGATAG TGGCCCTGAATTTCCAGACACCTGGCCCGGAGATGGACGTGTACCAGGGCCGCTTCCAGGACAACGGGGCCTGTGGGTATGTGCTGAAGCCTGCCTTCCTGCGAGACCTGAACTCTACCTTTAACTCACGTGCCCTGGCTCAGGGGCCCTGGTGGACCAGGAAGCGGCTTAGCATCAGG GTCATCTCTGGACAGCAGTTGCCAAAAGTCAACAAGAATAAGAATTCAATAGTGGACCCCAAGGTGACGGTGGAGATCCATGGTGTGGGCCGCGACATGGCCAGCCGCCAGACTGCTGTCGTCACCAATAATG GTTTCAACCCGTGGTGGGACACAGAGTTCGAGTTTGAGGTGGCCGTGCCTGAGCTCGCCCTCGTGCGCTTTGTGGTGGAGGATTATGACGCATCCTCTAAGAACGACTTTATTGGCCAGAGCACCATCCCCTTGGGCAGCCTCAAGCAAG GATACCGCCATGTCCACCTCTTGTCAAAGAACGGAGACCAGCACCCATCTGCCACCCTCTTTGTGAAGGTGTCTCTCCAGGACTAG